The following is a genomic window from Sedimenticola thiotaurini.
GGGATCCTGATCAGAAATGGCGATGTGCTGGAGCGCTTTTCATCGATCAATCATTTTGTATTTGATAAAACCGGCACCCTGACGGAAGGCGCGATGCGGGTTACGGTGATCCAGACCAAAAATACGCTGTGGAGACCGGGCACTCCGGCGGATCAGGAAGTTCGCCAGTTACTCGGGCAGTTGTTGGCGGTCGAGCAATTTTCTGAACATCCGGTAGCCACTGCCCTGGTGGAGTGTGCTGAATCGATCGGTTTGAAAAGGCAGCAGTTACAGGGAAAAGCGTTTGTTAACCGTCCCGGCTATGGGGTCTCGGCACGGGTTAATGGTGCAGATGTGGTGATCGGTAATCCGGCCTGGTTGAAGGAAAACGGAGTGACAGGAGAAGCAAAATTCCAGGAGTTGGCGGATCAGCTGGGTCAGCTCGGCACCGGTTCACTGCACTGCGCCGTGAATGGTCTGGAGTGTGCCCTGGTCGGCGTGGAGGATCCGCTCAGAGATGATGCGGCCAGCTTGGTGGCGGATCTTAAGGCGGCTGGAATGGAGCTGACCATGCTGAGTGGTGATCAGCAGCGTACTGCGGAGGCAATAGCTGCCCGGCTGGGGGATATGGACGTGATTGCCGAAGTGCTGCCGGAGCAGAAAGACCAGGTTATCGCCAGCTTACAGAAAAACGACCACCAGGTGGCCATGGTGGGTGATGGTGTAAACGATGCACCGGCGCTGGTACGGGCCGATGTGGGAATCGCCCTGGGTTCCGGCACCGATGTCTCCATTGCCAGCGCCGATATCGTGTTGATGAGCAGCGAACTGAAAAAGGTGCGGCTGGCTTCCGGGTTGTCCCGACGCACGTTGCGCACAATACGGCAGAACATCGGCATCTCAATCACGTATAATCTGATCATGGTACCGCTGGCGATGTCTGCCCTGGTGACACCGCTGGTGGCGGCTATTTCGATGCCGATCAGTTCCCTGCTGGTAATAGGCAATGCTGCACGCATCCGCACCCTGTTTAGAGGCGAACAACGATGAGTGACTATTTCGAAACTGGAGTGGCCGCATGGATGTAATCTATGGATTGATTCCCGGCATGCTGATACTGGGCCTGGTGGGGGTAGTGGTATTTTTCTGGGCTGCGAAAAGCGGGCAATTTGATGATCTGGAAGGCGAGGCCAGTCGCATCCTGATGGATGATGACCTCACTGAGACCAAACCGACCCAGCCTGATAAAAATTCTCAGGATGCCAACGGTGACAAGTCGGATAAAACCGATTAAGTCACAGTCAAGGATGGATGATTTCTCTCCAGCTTCAGTGGGCGGGCCGTAGCAGTGAACCTCAATGACCCGTTTGGTCGGGTAGAACAGAAACAGCAGCGCAGTTACGAATCGCTCAGGCGTTCACTGCAGGAAGCCGGCGTCAGCACGCCTGCACAGGGTGATGCGGTACTGAAAGGCATGCTCAGACGGGCAGCGGTAGTGACGCTGCTGGTTGTCCTGATAACCGTGGTGGTGGCGTTCCTGTTTCCCAAACTGATGGCCGCGGTACTGGTACTGGCGGTGATTATCCTGTTCTGGCTGTTGGTGACGACGCTGAACGGCTACAGCCTTGTCCGGCGTTATATCCAGGATGAGCTTTCCAAGGACCGGAGCAGCTGATTCCACGGACTGACCGGTTAGGGATCACCGTTAAGATCGAAAGCAGCAAGGCTGGTCGACCCACTTCTTGCCCATCTCCAGGTTATCCGGGGGCGCTATCCAGTCGGAACCTACTGATTTTCTGACGACTTAACCAATGGTTTTAAAAT
Proteins encoded in this region:
- the ccoS gene encoding cbb3-type cytochrome oxidase assembly protein CcoS produces the protein MDVIYGLIPGMLILGLVGVVVFFWAAKSGQFDDLEGEASRILMDDDLTETKPTQPDKNSQDANGDKSDKTD